Part of the Mycolicibacterium thermoresistibile genome, CTGCCGGTACCGACATCGAGGCATTGTTGCGCCGGCGCGGCACCGTACCCGTCGACTGGTCCGGCTGGCGGCGGATAGACGAGGCCGAGCGCCGGCGGGGCCGGGAATCCGGCCGGCCCCGGGTGAAGTACGTCGCCCGGTCCGAATTGATCGGAGCGGCACAGCGGTAGCCGAACCGATACAGCGAAAGTGGCGGCCGTTCTTGTCGAACGGCCGCCACTTTCGATTTCCGCTGTCGGATCGGTGATCCCGTTCGACGGATCAGCCGATCGGCACCTTGGCCTGATCGAGTACGGTGGCCAGATCCCAGTAGTCCTCATGGGAGGTCAGCTTGCCCGCCGGGTCGTACCTGCACACCGCGACACCGGGAACGCTGAAGTGGGTTCCGGTCGCATCGATGAGTTTCCCTGACCGGAGACGCAATGGTCCGTCGAAGCTTCCACTCCACACCCAGTGGGCAACCAGGCGACCGTCGCAGGCATGGGTCTCGCCGAACTCGATCACCGTGTCCGAGGTGAACTTGAGCATGTACCTGTGGAACCGGGCGATGCCCTCGGGTCCCTGATAAGTCCCGCCCATGGCGACATCGGTGTAGACCCCGTTCGGCGCGAAGAACTGCACCAGGACTTGCGGATCCGACGTCCAGGCGGCTGAGTATGCCGCGGCGAAGCCCGATTCGGTGGGATGCGGTGTCGGGTTGGGTGTGGTCATCGCTCTCCTTCCTGGATACGCGGATTCGAGCCCGCGACGTAACTTACAGACCATTAAAAAGATGAGTCCTGTTCCACTCAGGGGGCATGACTCCTGCAGAAAATGCGTCAGCTTGTTAGTATGCAAGGAATTTACTCTAGATTAGAGAACGTGCGAGGCGGTTTGATGGAAAAGCGGCGCGCTCTCGGCCCGACGACCGCGGACGAGGTGACCGCGGAATGGCTGACCGGATGTCTGCGGGCAGCCGGCCACGACGTGGACGTGTTGAATTTCCGCGGTGAGCCGATCGGCAACGGCATGATGGCCGCGGCGCAGCGGTTGACGCTGACCCTTTCCGGAGACGACGAGTCCGCACCGAAGACCTTGGTGCTCAAGTATGCAACGGAAGGTGCGGCAAGCCGGCACACCGGGCGGCGCGGGTTCGGCTTCCCGAACCGTCCAGGCTTCTACGAGCAGGAAGTCCGCTTCTACCGGGATTTCGCGGCAAGGTTGGACGTCAGGGTGCCGAAGAGCTATGCGGAGTGGATCGCGCCCGAGGGTGATCGGTTCGTCCTACTGCTCGAAGACATCGTCCCCGCGAGCCCCGGCGACGAGTTCGCGACCCCGCAACCGGCTGAACTCCACGGTGCGATGGTCAATCTCGCCGGACTGCATGCCCCGCTCTGGAACGGGCCGTTCCCGCCCGGCGACAACCTGCTCAAGCCGCCGTCTGCGGTGGAGGGTGCCCGTTATCAGCGGATTACGCAACGAAATATCGACCACTTCCGCAACGTGATGGCCGTGGAACCCGGCAGCGCGACAGATCGCGTTCTCGGCAGGTTCGTCGAGCGCGCCGATCGCTGGTGGGTGGCGGCCGGGCGTCCGCACGGCCTCGTGCACGGTGACTACCGGCCGGACAACATGCTGTTCCCGGTGCACGATGGTGCCCGTCCGGTCGTGGTGGACTGGCAGACGGTGTCAGTGGCCCACACCGGCCGGGATCTCGGCGGGTTCCTCGGCGCCTCGACTCCCACCGAGGTGCGCCGGGAACACGAACATGAACTGCTGCGCACCTACCACCGTCGGTTGATCCAGTTGGGTGTGCAGGGCTACTCGGAGGAGGATTGCCGCTCGGATCTGCGGTTGGGGGTCTTCCACGGATTGCAGAACACCGTGGCGATCGCGCGCGCAGTGGACATGAACGACCGCGGCTGGCAGCTGGTCAGGACCTGGCTGGACCGGCTGCTGGCGGCTTTCGACGATCTCGACTCACTCGATGCCCTCGACGAATTGGAGGCACTGTCATGAATCGGCGGCCACCGCAACTCACCGATGCCGATGAACTGATGATTCATCAACATGTCGGGACCTTCGCCGAGGTGGCGACCACCGATCCTGCATGGACCGAACGCGTTTTTGGAAGCGCGGGCGATACCAGTGGAGAACTGCACGTGGGGTTCGGGATGGGCCGCTACCTGAACCGCAACGTGTTCGACGGATTCGGCATGGTCACGATCGGAAAAACCCAGTACACCGTGCGGGGCAGTCGGCGCCTCTATCCGGACCCGACGGTCACGGCGGTGGGGCCGTTGCGCTACGAGGTCGTCGAACCGCTCTCGGCGGTGCGCTGCATCCTCGAACCCAACGATGTGCAGCCGATCGCATTCGACCTGACATTGTACGGACACACCCAGCCGTTGACCGAGCGCAACACGGTGGTCCGTGGTTACCGAACCACCGACGACGTCACCCGGTTCATCCAGACCGGCTCAGCCGAGGGCCGCATCGAGGTGGCCGGCGAGGTTTATGAGTTGAGCCGGTCGTCGTCCTTCCAGGTGCGGGACCACTCCTGGGGTATTCGCCCGCACGTCGGTCCGCCGCCGGCCGACGCCAAACAGCACGAGATCGGTGCGGAGACGAACTTCCGGATGGTCTGGGCGCCGGGACTGCTCCACGGCGCCGACGGCGAATACGCCGTACACCTCTCGCACTGGATCAGCGAAGGCCCGAACGGCACCGTGGTCGAGGACAACACCCGGATCGTTCGACAGGAAGGCACTCAGGTGGCGGCGGTGAACACCGTGATGCAGCACAGATTCGATCCGTCGTCGGAGCGCCTGCTCGAAGTCACATTCGACTGCGAGATGGCCGACGGCACCGAGCGGCGGTTCGTCGTCGAACCGATCGGGGTCGCGGCAGCGTGCCTGGGACCGGGCCTCTACTATGGCTGGAAGGGCCACTACCACGGCGAAGACCGCGGCAGGCTGGTCGTTGACGGTGAGTGCATCGACGACATCGAGGAACCGGATCTGCAACCGGAGTTGCATCAGCTGCGCCAGACTTTGGCACGGGTCACCGATGAGGTAACCGGCGAATCCGGTTGGTGCGGTCTGCAGTCGGAGGCGGTGGGGCGCTTCCCGGAACTGGGGCTGGCCATTCGCACGTATCGCTGAGCCATCCGAGCGCTCGCACACCGCGGACGGCACGTAACCACCCAATTCCCTAATGGAAACGAGAAAACAGCTGTTAGGAGTGCCATGACCGACACCAGCACGCGGGCGGCCGAACCAGCGCGGTCGATGTGCGACCGACCCGCCGCGGTGGCGCAGTGGTTGATGCGCAACGGCCAGTCCGTCCAGGAGCCGGTGACGGTGACCAGGGTGGGTTTCGGCCAATCCAACATCACCTCGTGCGTCTCCGACGGTGCCGGACGCGAGTGGATCCTGCGCGAACCGCCGCCCGGTGCCGCGGTCGGCAGCGCCCACGACGTGCACCGGGAGGCCCGGATCATCGCCGCGTTGGAGTCGAGCGGTATTCCGGTGCCCCGTGTCGTGGGAATGGGCCGTTCTCCTGACGGGTCCCCGTTCTTCGTCATGGAACGGGTGAACGGCCGGGCTTTGGAGTCGGAGCAGGACGCCGGGCCGCTCACCCCGGCACAGCGTCAGCAGATCGGCCGTCAGGTGGCCACCATCCTGGGCCGGCTGCACACCCTCGACACCGGAAGGCTGGGACTTCCCGAGCCGCGGTCTCCGTACCTGGAACGGCAGATCAGGCGGGTGACCCAGGCCTGGGACGTCTACGGCCGCGACACCCGGCACGACGCCGGGTGGCAACGTCTGCGGGACGGGTTGGCGCAGTCGATGCCTGCGCGGTCCGCACCTCCGGTGATCATGCACGGCGACCTGCGACTGTCGAACATGCTGGTCGACGGCGGCGAGGTGACCGCGGTTCTGGACTGGGAGCTCGCCGCTATCGGCGATCCGCTCGCGGACCTGGCCTGGCTGCTCGACGACTGGCGGGCGCCGGAAGAACCAGGCATCGTCATGCCGAGCCCGACGCGGGCCGGGGGCTTCCCGGACCGCGACGAGATGATCGAGATCTACCATGCGGTCTCCGGTGTCCCGGTGGACGGGATCGACTATTACCGCGCGTTCTCGCAATGGCGGGCCGCCGGCCTGCTGCAAGGTGTGTTGGTCCGGCGGCGCAAGGGGCAGATGGGTGATCACGGGGCTGTCGACCTTGAGCAGCTCGACAGCTCGATCGCGACCCTGTTGTCCTCGGCAGCCGAACATCTCGCCCGGTGCACGGGCGCTGGACCGCGCACCGGCTGAAAGACCCCGGCTGCCGCCGGGGCATGAGGAAGGTATCGCAGATGGCGTTGAAGACGAAGTTCACCGAGGCGTTCGGGGTTGAGCATCCGATCGTGCAGGGTGGCATGCAGTGGGTCGGTCGCGCGGAGTTGGTCGCCGCGGTGGCCAATGCCGGTGCGTTGGGTTTCCTGACGGCGCTGACCCAGCCCACCCCGGAGGCGCTGGCCAAGGAGATCGCCCGGACGCGGGAGATGACCGACAAGCCGTTCGGGGTGAACCTGACGATCCTGCCGACGATCAACCCGCCGCCGTATGACGAGTACCGTCAGGTCATTGTCGAGTCCGGCATCAAGATCGTCGAGACGGCCGGTTCCAACCCGGCGCCGCATCTGCCGATGTTCCACGAGAACGGCGTCAAGGTGCTGCACAAGTGCACCTCGGTGCGGCATGCGGTCAAGGCGCAGAGCCTGGGTGTGGACGGCATCAGCATCGACGGGTTCGAATGCGCCGGGCATCCCGGTGAGGACGACATCCCCGGTCTGGTGCTGATCCCGGCGGCCGCGGACAAGATCACCATCCCGATGATCGCGTCCGGCGGGTTCGCCGACGCCCGTGGTCTGGTCGCCGCGCTGGCGCTGGGCGCCGACGGTATCAACATGGGTTCGCGGTTCATGTGCACCGTGGAATCGCCGATCCACCAGAAGGTCAAGGAAGCGATCGTGGCCGGCACCGAGCTGGACACCGAGCTGATCTTCCGGCCGCTGCGCAACACCGCGCGGGTGGCCAGCAACGCGGTGTCGCGTGAGGTGGTGGAGATCCTCAACCGCGGCGGCAAGTTCGAGGACGTCAAGGATCTGGTGGCCGGGACCCGCGGCGCCAAGGTCTACGAGACGGGTGACCTCGACGCCGGTATCTGGTGGGTCGGCACGTCGATGGGCCTGATCAACGACATCCCCACCGTCGGCGAGTTGGTGTCGCGGATGGTGTCCGAGGCCGAGGATCTGATCGCCGGCCGGCTGGCCGAATGCGTCGAGCCCTCGGTCGACGAGACGGTCACCGCGGATCGATGACAGCCTCCTCGGAAACCCGCGTCGACCTCCCCGCCGACACCGACTCGGCATGCCTGGTCGGCAGGCCGACGTCGGTGGAGGCGCGGTTCGGCCTGCACTCGTGCAACCCCCGCGGGTCGGAAAGCCACACCGACATGCAACTCGGCGACTGGGCGACCGACGGACGCGGCCAGGTCCAGGCCGGGGTGCTGGGCCTGCTGGCCGATCACACCCTCGGTGAGGTGCCGTACCTACGCCGTCCGGCCGGTACCTGGTCGGTGACCACCGAACTCGCGATCGACTTCGTGCGGCCGGTCCAGCCCGGTGAAGCGTTACACGCCTGGGCGACCCCCACCCGGATGGAGCAGGGCAACATGCTGGTGCGCGGCGCCGTCACCGATGCGTCGGACTCGACGGTGGCGTTGGCGACCACCCGCTGTGTGTACGTCAGGGCCCAGCAGACGAGCCCGCAGGCGACGGCGGCCGTGCGGCCGGGCACCGACCGGTCCGCGGATTCGATCGTCGAACACCTGGGGCTGATGGAGACCGAACCCGGCGTCCATGACATCGAATTCCGCCTCGACGATGTGACCGGTTGGGTGAACGACTTCGACATCCTGCACGGCGGAATCTGGGCGTGCATGTCGGAGATCGCCGGATCGCGCGCCATCGCGGAACGGAATCCGGCATTGCGCACCGCGGCGTTGCGCACCGTGTATCTCCGCTCCGGAATGCCCGGTGCGGGAGTGACGGTGAGCGCGCGGGTGATCCACGTCGGCGGC contains:
- a CDS encoding nuclear transport factor 2 family protein, with amino-acid sequence MTTPNPTPHPTESGFAAAYSAAWTSDPQVLVQFFAPNGVYTDVAMGGTYQGPEGIARFHRYMLKFTSDTVIEFGETHACDGRLVAHWVWSGSFDGPLRLRSGKLIDATGTHFSVPGVAVCRYDPAGKLTSHEDYWDLATVLDQAKVPIG
- a CDS encoding phosphotransferase family protein; its protein translation is MQGIYSRLENVRGGLMEKRRALGPTTADEVTAEWLTGCLRAAGHDVDVLNFRGEPIGNGMMAAAQRLTLTLSGDDESAPKTLVLKYATEGAASRHTGRRGFGFPNRPGFYEQEVRFYRDFAARLDVRVPKSYAEWIAPEGDRFVLLLEDIVPASPGDEFATPQPAELHGAMVNLAGLHAPLWNGPFPPGDNLLKPPSAVEGARYQRITQRNIDHFRNVMAVEPGSATDRVLGRFVERADRWWVAAGRPHGLVHGDYRPDNMLFPVHDGARPVVVDWQTVSVAHTGRDLGGFLGASTPTEVRREHEHELLRTYHRRLIQLGVQGYSEEDCRSDLRLGVFHGLQNTVAIARAVDMNDRGWQLVRTWLDRLLAAFDDLDSLDALDELEALS
- a CDS encoding phosphotransferase family protein; its protein translation is MTDTSTRAAEPARSMCDRPAAVAQWLMRNGQSVQEPVTVTRVGFGQSNITSCVSDGAGREWILREPPPGAAVGSAHDVHREARIIAALESSGIPVPRVVGMGRSPDGSPFFVMERVNGRALESEQDAGPLTPAQRQQIGRQVATILGRLHTLDTGRLGLPEPRSPYLERQIRRVTQAWDVYGRDTRHDAGWQRLRDGLAQSMPARSAPPVIMHGDLRLSNMLVDGGEVTAVLDWELAAIGDPLADLAWLLDDWRAPEEPGIVMPSPTRAGGFPDRDEMIEIYHAVSGVPVDGIDYYRAFSQWRAAGLLQGVLVRRRKGQMGDHGAVDLEQLDSSIATLLSSAAEHLARCTGAGPRTG
- a CDS encoding NAD(P)H-dependent flavin oxidoreductase — protein: MALKTKFTEAFGVEHPIVQGGMQWVGRAELVAAVANAGALGFLTALTQPTPEALAKEIARTREMTDKPFGVNLTILPTINPPPYDEYRQVIVESGIKIVETAGSNPAPHLPMFHENGVKVLHKCTSVRHAVKAQSLGVDGISIDGFECAGHPGEDDIPGLVLIPAAADKITIPMIASGGFADARGLVAALALGADGINMGSRFMCTVESPIHQKVKEAIVAGTELDTELIFRPLRNTARVASNAVSREVVEILNRGGKFEDVKDLVAGTRGAKVYETGDLDAGIWWVGTSMGLINDIPTVGELVSRMVSEAEDLIAGRLAECVEPSVDETVTADR
- a CDS encoding PaaI family thioesterase, yielding MTASSETRVDLPADTDSACLVGRPTSVEARFGLHSCNPRGSESHTDMQLGDWATDGRGQVQAGVLGLLADHTLGEVPYLRRPAGTWSVTTELAIDFVRPVQPGEALHAWATPTRMEQGNMLVRGAVTDASDSTVALATTRCVYVRAQQTSPQATAAVRPGTDRSADSIVEHLGLMETEPGVHDIEFRLDDVTGWVNDFDILHGGIWACMSEIAGSRAIAERNPALRTAALRTVYLRSGMPGAGVTVSARVIHVGGRFAVAEVNGRTDDGQLCTLSTVTARRVEELGPGGGR